One Chiroxiphia lanceolata isolate bChiLan1 chromosome W unlocalized genomic scaffold, bChiLan1.pri scaffold_44_arrow_ctg1, whole genome shotgun sequence genomic region harbors:
- the LOC116781379 gene encoding LOW QUALITY PROTEIN: BTB/POZ domain-containing protein KCTD9-like (The sequence of the model RefSeq protein was modified relative to this genomic sequence to represent the inferred CDS: inserted 1 base in 1 codon): protein MAVPDITLLTSSGVSHSTWEPGNGLSFSGADPSHLDLCCINFKVANLSCCNLARANLCCASLERADLSGSVLDGRAAACANLPGVKMLYSNAEGAFLKGCNSENPSDLQANLEGANLKGVAMEGSQMTGINLRVATLRNTKLKNCNLRGATLAGTDLENCDLSGCDLQEANLRGSDVKGAIFEEMLTPXHMSQRVR, encoded by the exons ATGGCTGTCCCTGACATCACCCTGCTCACCAGCTCAGGTGTCTCACACAGCACCTGGGAGCCTGGGAAT GGTCTCAGTTTCAGTGGAGCAGATCCTTCCCACCTGGATCTTTGCTGCATCAACTTCAAGGTGGCCAATCTGAGCTGCTGCAACCTGGCCCGTGCCaacctgtgctgtgccagcctggagaGGGCTGACCTGTCAGGCTCTGTGCTGgatggaagagctgctgca TGTGCCAACCTGCCAGGGGTGAAGATGCTGTACTCCAACGCAGAGGGAGCGTTCCTGAAAGGCTGCAACTCTGAGAACCCCTCAGACCTTCAAGCTAATCTGGAAG GTGCCAACCTGAAAGGAGTGGCCATGGAGGGCAGTCAGATGACAGGAATTAACCTCCGAGTTGCAACACTGAGAAACACCAAACTAAAGAACTGTAACCTCAGGGGAGCAACGTTGGCAGGAACTGATTTGGAA aaTTGTGACCTATCAGGTTGTGACCTCCAGGAAGCCAATTTGAGGGGCTCTGATGTGAAAGGAGCCATCTTTGAAGAGATGCTGACCC TGCACATGTCCCAGCGCGTCAGATAG